A region of the Mytilus edulis chromosome 11, xbMytEdul2.2, whole genome shotgun sequence genome:
TTTTTATACTTACTGTTAATGGGCTAGTCGTTAGAGAAGAATTCATCTCACAATATACAAACATTCCACATGATCCTGTAGGATAAATTGTATAAATACCACTCGGTTGTCCAGACAGATATGAACAGTCTTTTGGACTTCTGGATTGGCAGTTTGGTTCCGTGACTGcaaacatgaaaacaaaaatttcgTCAAGAAGGTAACTTTGTTTATGGATATGGCCTTTAATTCGTTTATCTCTTAAAGACTGTATTAAATTTGTCATTCTGGTGAAACgccagaaaataaaacaaaattagaacTTTGAAATCGGAAATGTCAATAATTAGACTCGGAAATATAACATGATATCCAGGAAGATGTTAATACAacaatttcgaaaaaaaatgaattgtattACAATTGTAGAAATAAGGTGATTGCCATGGGGTATCAATCCCAATAATACAACTATCAACTAAAGTTAACatgaagttgatgtaagcaaAAAAAGAATACTGTGCGCCCTTCATCAATGAGAATAACCCATACCGTATCGGCAAATGCATGACCAACATGAAACTTGTGAATCAATTCAATTGCAAAAACTAACGATTTTCAATAACAATCAAACAATTTACGAAGTACAAAAAATACAGACATGAACCATAGCGTCAAATGTATGACGGTTGACAGAATGACAGTTACATTTGTGAAAATGGAActgtcaaataaactcatcatagataccaggactaaatttagtatatacgccagacgcgcgtttcttctacaaaagacacatcagtgacgctcgaatccaaataagttaaaaaagtcaaataaagtacgaagttgaagagcattgaggatataTACTCAAATATAATACTATAATATTTACGAAGAAATCAACAACATTCCAAATGTCCGGCACTTCAACCTTTGGCAACTGCGATTGTGTAACAATCTGTTCAAAGACTCAAACTGTCAACATTAAAATTAACGGTGAAGATATAGAATCAAATGTGTCGTTACATATGAAATTGCATCGAAGCAACTTTGTTGTGCATTTCAACAAATAGATTACTCAACACCAACTTAGTTCATACAAAAGTGTGATTCCTattcgtataaaaaaaaagaaaatgttgtataattgccaatgcgacaactctccacaagtgccgtaatatgacacagaaatcaacgtTGGTTgttcaaattatataacatatcCAGATTTGTATTTCCTCTGAAAAATTATAAAGTAAAAAATGTAAGACTGAAATAGGCATGTTAATATAAACAACATCTTGACATTTTGCACGTTATACAACTAAAAGACTTGATTTGTATACATTGATCCTTTCGTTTTTAAATGGTGTTTATATAATATGCTTTCTGAAATCCTAGTGCTGTTGAGTAGCTTTTTAGACATTTCCATAAATGGTTTTTGCAGGTTAATTGAGGAAAATAAATAGATGTCAAGCGAAATGTTAGAACAGTACTTAATGAACCGCAGTGGACAAGTCTGAAAAAAAGACTGAAAGATAAGATGACTTTTTAATAAGTTGTTAAGTCTATATAACGCCTTTTaataaaacttgttttttttttaaatgaacattgAACTCGTTTTTGCAATAacagtttttattttgtattgaatATAACGAAAGgttaaaactataaaacaaaataagccTATTTGTTATAGAATGTAACTAAAGATTTCAAAAAGTAAatcatcagaatttttttttattctacataCCTTTGTCTTTTGTAAATGTTTTCCAATCTGTGTCCAACTCTATATATCCATCGCAGTAATTGATAACATCAACCATACATTGTTTTACAGAAGGATTGTAGCTGGCTTTACAACATGTTTTACTACTAAAACAAAGGCTAGTACACTCTATCTCTGATTTAACAGTCACGATGCTCGTAAATTGTTGTAAATCGCTGCTGATTTTCAAATCATCATTCACATAATACACGTGTGCGCGCGTGGCCAACGCATTCGTACAGAACATTAACGACAACACTAACGGATATATGAGATGCATTTTCAAATGATATgtctaatttataaaagaaaattttcATGTGTTACCAAAACAGGTTCACAAGTTCTTTCAAACTAAGAAATGTGAGTTTAAGATATgaatttatatcattttaaatgctaatgaaaaaaaaaacggaaaataTGCGTTTCCAATGATTAGGCAATTTATATAATACGTGCATGAGTTCTCTTATGAGGGctattttaattaacatttagAGAAGAATTGATTATGATTAGGATAAATAGTTTTGAAATACCAAGACGTAGCACTGTTGAGATTCTATATACTAATGTTTATTCTACAGCTAATTATTTTATCCTTTAATATTATTGACTGTttattgcatacattttttttaaacaaacacttaatagtaaaaaaacaaatagtTTGTAGTTAATTATTTATTAGTTCATGACATGATTATtgttattgtacttttttttagttgaaatgtaTAGACTCGTTGTAATTATTTATTTGACAGAATAAAATACAAACCTCAAGATAATTGGTTATATGCACTTAAAGAACTAAACAGATGTGGCGTTCTTGTACTTAGAGAAGAGGTTGAGGACACCTAGTGGACATATTAGACTAGTCGATATACATTCATTAAACTCCCTAGCAACAAAATATGGACGACGACTAAGAAACAAACAATTCTTAGAACAAGTACGCAATCAAAACAACAGAAATAAATCTTAATATATTTAATACATAGCTTTTATATAGAGCCAATCTACAGTGTATAATAAACATAATACTCTAAGTGCTTAACAcataaaattgaaggaaaatataaAAGTTTGAGGGAACCTGCTCAATTAGCGACACATGTCATATCACTCATGGTTACAATTagtatggtaaaaaaaatatgtgttggtATCACAATTGAAGAAAAGTGAACGGGATTATACGTACGTCAACTGGAACGCAATTATCTACTAGTAAGACTCAGATATTCGAAATCAGTAAACCGCATTTAATGTTATGAATGGAAGCAAAAACTGATAAAACGATCTACCGTTAAATCTTTTTTCTTTCTCAATCTCTGTACATTTAGATGTAGTAATTTAAACTTATAAGCAATATAATGTCCTTGAATTGCGGATTTTATTAgtattaggtttttttttaacatcctTAGTATTTCTTGTAATTTTACAATACATGAATGGTTGTTCCAAAAGTTAGATGACAGCATTAAAATCTTAAATACAGTTAACATACTTACCATTCaatttttgtcatacttttaCAATTGTTTCTTTTTATGGATCGCACGTATTGTATGTGGTGTACattagagttcggtatttttggtgTACATCATTTACGTGATTGTGAATGTCCATAAATATTGTGTGTCTTAAGTTTTACTTTGTTTGGTaagttattttgtttttgcttGGTAGGTAAATATAACACAAGGGAGTTTGGGTATGCATGGTataattgccattgagacaactatacaccaaAGTTCAATTGCAGTAGAATAAAGCACAACTAGGCACTGGCTTGTTCTAATATTTACTCAACTCTCCCAGGTTAATTGAGTGTTCGCTAACCAATGGCCGAATTGCGATTGCAATATGCATTATATGGTGTGAAGAGTTCGAGGCTAATGCAACAAAGCGAGTAAAGAGTATCTCAGTATTTCTAAAATCGCTTTTTCATAGCGGCCAACATTGTGTTCATTTAACGGATAATGCCTTGGATGAACATGCTGTTGACTCGGTACTTAACTATTGCATGTAATGAATGTAAAAGGTCTTTATAAGAGATATCCAAAACACACAAGATCAGCACtcagattatttacttaatatgttTTAATGAGGTCCTTAATGACTAACGATTATCTTAAAGGTGATCTTAATCACATTAAAAATATAACAGACAACAAAAAATAGTGTTAAAAGTATGTCAACACGAAAAACAAATTAACACGAGCTACAATCAAACATTCacagaaaattcagaaattaagtCGAGGTTGTCAATAaaagatgggcgaaagatactagaggaacagtCGAACCCATGgatagaaaataaaatgacaacgcgaTGGTTAACAAAAAATTCaatcagacaaataatagtacacaagacacaacacagaaaatcaaagactaagcaacacgaacccaaccaaaagcTTTATTGATTAATACgaatgcaataatttctaaattaacagtatacatttttattttacttgtgAATTCTTGTCAAATGACTGTTTTATATCACCCATTGTTTGACAGAGTGTTTATACATTTTCTCATGATATTGTTTATTCCTcattaaaatcaataaatgtgaTAAATTTATGATTCTCATTTATGCCTTTCGTCCGCTTGCTAAAATAGAAAGCACGAATTATGAAAAGCGAAAGCTTGAACAAAAGGATTTGTCGGTGTTGAGTGTACGCAAATATAACAACAATCCCCCCAAAAAATCAACACATATCTCAAAACAGTTAATGAACAGTATGAAAAAGTATATTCACAATTATTCCAGTTTTAATGACCCATACATAGACCAGACgtagcaaactaaatattactaaactaagttttttttatacatataaacaATCATGGATATACAatatgtcgatacctgtatcttggcattgcacaaggtcatgtttttctctgactgtttatgacgtctttacactaaatccattgaatgtgtgatgtgtacggattgataattttgtCTTATATGCATGATTGTATTGCTTATGACAGTTAACTGTGAGTACTTTCAGATATGTACCTAGTGTTTTTTTGGTTGTTGAGATGTACAAGTACTTGACCACATCCACTTgtgtttttgtccatctgatgtgTTCAGCCTTTTTAACTGATTCttttagttcgttcttatgttgtattgttataccacTGACCGAGGTTAGGGGGAATCTagctaaaatgtttaaccccgccacattatgtatgaaGGTGCTTGTCCCTAGTCATGAgtctgtaattaagtggttgttgtttgtttatttatttgtaacatatttgtttttcgttgattTGATTAAACAtgaataaggctgttagttttctagtttgaattgtttaacctTGTAAGTtcggggccttgtatagctgactatgcggtatgagcttttctcattgttgaaggtccctatatttgttaatttctgtgtcacttggtctcttgtggagatttgtctcataaCTAATCATATCACATCTATTTTTCATATATCTGTTTATAGATCTATAATAACCGTTTATTTCATGCAACCCACACCGCCCCCGATgcattaaataaatgtgttattaaaataaaaacgtAATACCACTACTGCTCCTAAAAATTAAGAGGTGACAGATGCAATGACCTCATGACCCTCAGTGCAACATATTAATGATTTACATACATGAGAAATTGTACTGTTTAAATTCACGGTAATTGATAGTACGTTTCATATCAGGAATCTAAAATGTGTCCATTATGGCAGGAAAAACAACGTATAAGTAtgcttcaaaataaaattgagaatgcgattttttttaaatctatagtAATAATAGCAAAAAAAAGCAGAAACAAAACAATGAATATGGCAATGCTGTCATACAATTTTCGAGCAGGGTTATTGATCTCAGACTCAGAAATTAATCGTTAAAAAATCTTGGTTTGACGTGTCATTGAGTATCAAGTAAAGTTTTATGAGCGTAGGAGCAAGTAGAATTTACAATGACATAAAATTCGTACAAGCACAGGAaacaaacacaaccaaatcaaaGGAACATCGcgtttattgctgtttacaaCATTTGCTGCATCGCAAAACGAAATGCAAATTTTGTTTCTATAATACTTGAAATAACACGCTGTGCCGGCAATTAACATTCCTTTTGAATTTCGTTTTTGATTCAACACAGATTCAATGTTAACTTATAGTTTTCCTGatttcaaatgatatttataacaaaGATTGTCGTCTTGGGGCTATAATTTGCATCTTCTGCATAAAATAAAGATTAGTTTAAGAATatgtaatataatatattatcataaaaaaaagttaattacaTAGAGCAAATGGCGAGATAGATCTATtcaaaaacaacataaatataataaaaataaatataattttatcaaaGAAATGCTTGGAGATGTATTCCATAATTCCCAGTTCCTTCTGAATTAGTAGCTATGCATTCATAATTTCCCACATTGGTAGACACAAAGTTTAGTATTGTTAAAGTATTTCCTGTCGCACGTGCATTATTTGGTAGAGGTCCGTCCTGAAAGAAGGTAAACATTTGcagaatataaatacatttttttttatatattcatttcaaaTGTGGATTGGCATTTACTTGCTTGTAAATGAATAATAAGTTTTGATATTTGCAGAAGGTTAATAATATTGAACCGAATAATTCGTCATGGTTTGTATTAAGCTAACGTGGAAAGCAATATATATTACAACATTTTAAATGATTAAGATTTCGACAGGTTTGATTATGTTCTTTTTCAAAATGAACATAGAGGAACACTGActgaaataattcattcaaatgacAATCGGTATCTAACTATGAGAAATGGTTGTTGGCTCTTGAGACACTATTTTAGTCATTGTATATATAATTTGCGCAAATATTCTGCTTTATATCTGTGAATAGCACTTAAGATTATAAGTATTTATTAACTATGATTTCTTAAATGAATGAGAATGACAACATAAAGTTTTCAACAATAGAACACATTTTACTTAATATCTATATTGTCTATACATGTCTCTATAGGCTGTAAATAGTCTTAAGTCTTTAATAGTTTGGAATAGATATAATGGTCAAAATCAGACATATTCTGATAACAACAATTTTTCAAATAGCAAACTTAATAAGTGTGAATTCGCTTTGCGCGTGATAAATAGAATAATTGGTTGTGTTATGCTCAAATATTTTGCGAGAGAAATAATGCGATTATAgaaacgtcactgatgagtcttatgtagacgaaacgcgcgtcttgtgtactaaattataattattgtacctttcataattttttacaccactgggtcgatgccactgctggttgacgtttagtccccgagggtatcaccagcccagtagtcaacactgcgGTGATATCAATTATGtgttaatttttataaactttctgtttagaaaattaaggattttctaaaccaaggcatagattaccttagccgtattttgcacacattttggatcatcaatgctcttcaactttgttcttgtttggcttcataaccattctgatctgagcgtcactgatgagtcttatgtagacgaaacgcccgtctggcgttttcaattataatcttggtacctttgataactataaacacTTTTTGATAATTGTGATATTATAAAATGTCCTCACCTTGAATTTGAAATTGTAAATGGGTGGCGGATAACCGATTGCTGTACATCTGATGTTGACCTTGTCACCAAAATGAACAACTTGTGGATTTCTGTTGACATCAATAATAATCGGACTACTCActacaaattcaaaaataaaattgtatctaGTGTAATGGTCTTGGGTATTCTTTACATTTATAAACATTAATCCAACACCTCCTTTGATGTACCTTTATTGCTCTACATCTGCCAAGTAGCCACTTCTTCAGTTCTGacatgaaaaacatatatttttttaataattcaaattCGCTGTTTTCGAAATTCAACCTTAATTAAGGAATAGATCTTAATCATTCTTAGCTCCGACTCATTAGCTTTaattataggttttttttttactcttttctactcctaatagttatcaaaagtaccaggattgtaattttatacgccaaacgcgcgtttcgtctacataagactcatcagtgacgctcagatcaaaatagttaaaaagccaaacaaatacaaagttgaagagcattgaggacccaaaattccaaaaagttgtgccaaatacggctaaggtaatctactcctggggtaagaaaatccttattttttcgaataattcaaagttttgtaaacagaaaatttataaaaatgaccatataattgatatccatgtcaacaccgaagtgctgactactgggctggtgataccctcggggacgaaacgtccaccagcagtggcatcgacccagtggtgtaaatagttatcaaaagtaccaggattataattttatacgccagacgcgcgtttcgtctacataagactcatcagtgacgctcagatcaaaatagttaaaaagccaaacaaatacaaagttgaagagcattgaggacccaaaattccaaaaagttgtgccaaatacggctaaggtagtctactcctggggtaagaaaatccttattttttcgaataattcaaagttttgtaaacagaaaatttataaaaatgaccatataattgatattcatgtcaacaccgaagtgctgactactgggctggtgataccctcggggacgaaacgtccaccagcagtggcatcgacccagtggtgtaaatagttatcaaaagtaccaggattataattttatacgccagacgcgcgtttcgtctacataagactcatcagtgacgctcagatcaaaatagttaaaaagccaaacaaatacaaagttgaagagcattgaggacccaaaattccaaaaagttgtgcaaaatacggctaaggtaatctactcctggggtaagaaaatccttattttttcgaataattcaaagttttgtaaacagaaaatttataaaaatgaccatataattgatattcatgtcaacaccgaagtgctgactactgggctggtgataccctcggggacgaaacgtccaccagcagtggcatcgacccagtggtgtaaatagttatcaaaagtaccaggattataattttatacgccagacgcgcgtttcgtctacataagactcatcagtgacgctcagatcaaaatagttaaaaagccaaacaaatacaaagttgaagagcattgaggacccaaaattccaaaaagttgtgccaaatacggctaaggtaatctactcctggggtaagaaaatccttattttttcgaataattcaaagttttgtaaacagaaaatttataaaaatgaccatataattgatattcatgtcaacaccgaagtgctgactactgggctggtgataccctcggggacgaaacgtccaccagcagtggcatcgacccagtggtgtaaatagttatcaaaaggaccaggattataattttatacgccagacgcgcgtttcgtctacataagactcatcagtgacgttcagatcaaaatagttaaaaagccaaacaaatacaaagttgaagagcattgaggacccaaaattccaaaaagttgtgccaaatacggctaaggtaatctactcctggggtaagaaaatccttattttttcgaataattcaaagttttgtaaacagaaaatttataaaaatgaccatataattgatattcatgtcaacaccgaagtgctgactactgggctggtgataccctcggggacgaaacgtccaccagcagtggcatcgacccagtggtgtaaatagttatcaaaaggaccaggattataattttatacgccagacgcgcgtttcgtctacataagactcatcagtgacgttcagatcaaaatagttaaaaagccaaacaaatacaaagttgaagagcattgaggacccaaaattccaaaaagttgtgccaaatacggctaaggtaatctactcctggggtaagaaaatccttattttttcgaataattcaaagttttgtaaacagaaaatttataaaaatgaccatataattgatattcatgtcaacaccgaagtgctgactactgggctggtgataccctcggggacgaaacgtccaccagcagtggcatcgacccagtggtgtaaacgtTTAAATAGTGTTTTTAACTTCCGAATGATTTTGACTTTAGAAATTGGTTGGaaaaatgcacatctggtgcaacTAAATGGAACCATTGATATTTTAGACATTATTGTCCAGTGAATATTCAAAAAACTGTTGTACATGACAGTAAATGGTCAAGTGAATCATTACATTAATCATAACAACATATTGCATTTATCTTAAATGGCATTAGCATAAGTTCGTATCTGTTTCTAGAAGTTTTAATTGTCAGTTCTACAATCTCGACTGATTATGTGACATATTGCATTTTACTTATAACAGGGTTTGGAAAATGAAaatcacgacgggtgccacgtaTAGGTTGGCGACAAAaaaagcttgttgttcggtgtgagccaaggctcggtgttaaaggccgtacattgacctatcatGGATTactttatttggatggagagttgtcttattggaactcacaccacatcttcctatatctagagCAGCGCTAGGGTATGCTTCAATTTCAAAAACACAAAAGACAACCCCCTGTGTTTGCACTGGTTTGAGTTACTAAGTGCTGAATTTGTAAGCTATTGTTTTACTGTTGGTCATTGTTCTTTATTTACCGTGGCATTGTCATTCCATTTGGGTTGATGATTTTATTATCTCTTTCCTTTAAGATTCGTGCAACGAGTGTGAGATAAATGGACCAGACTTACAAACAATTGACTAACgttttacctttttgtatttCAGATTTTCGAATATTTTGTGTATTGAATACATACGTACATGTCGCCTGGTTTTTTGTTGTAGACTTTAAACGTGTTGTTGTGTCAATAGTCGATGATAATCGTTGAGCTGTAGTTGTTCGGCGAGTCACAATCGTTGTCATTGTTTTATTTGACATTGTTGTAGATTGGGCAGTTGGAATCACTGTCATTTTTAAAGTTGACATTGTTGTAGATGGAGTTGGATTGGCAGTTGTTTTAAGAGTTGAAATCGTTGTCGTTTTTGGAGTTAGTGTTGTTACCGTTGGTGGCATGGTTGATGCCTGAGTGCTTGTTGATAAAATCTTTGATGTTGTTGACCTTGATGTTAGGCTTTTCGTAGGAGAAGGTGACGGTTTCAAAGTTGTTGTGGTAACTGTTGATTTGTTACAATTATCATTGCAAACATCCATATCACAACAATTCGAACAAGTTGATGAAGCAGAGTTTGACTGGGAAGAACAACTCTATGAAAGAAAATGAAATGCACAGATGTGAACGCCAagaggaaaacatattttttgttaaaatactgACTATTTTCTTGCAGACTACGTATTCTTTACAAGTAATTTATCAACTGTTTGAATATTAAGCGTTTGAAGGAAAGGAAATTAAGTATAATACATAGACGAGAAATATGTTATAAAGTATACCAATATAGAGATACGTTATTCTCCGACACAAAAGTAAGAGTTCCAATCTAAATTTCTTTTGAACGGTCACACTGTTTGATGATTATATTAGATTCATCCTCAAACATATGTAATTCAATTATGCAAAATAAAGCTTCAAGCACAGTCCATATTAGCACTGAAAATTCAATgcaatattatatttcaaatcttGATAAATTTCAGTCAAAAAGTATATTGTcatacatataaaataagaatggcattgaaaaaaatacaaccaTGCAATTCAGTGCAGACATAAAATGCATCTTCGCCACGCTGACGAATCATTGACTTTCAAACCTTTGCAGATGATGTTatacagataaaattgagaaaggaaatgatgaatatgtcaaagcgacaaccacccgaccatagagcaaacaacagccgaaggcaaccaatgggtcttcaatgtagcgagaattcccgcacccgtaggtgtccttcagctggcccctaaaatatgcataatagtacagtgataatggacgtcatactaaactccgaattatacacaagaaactaaaatttaaaatcatacaagactaacaaaggccagaggctcctgacttgggacaggcgcaaaattgcggcggggttaaacatgtttatgagatctcaaccctccccctatacctctagccaatgtagaaaagtaaaagaataacaatacgcacattaaaattcagttcaagagaagtccgagtctgatatcaaaagatgtaacaaaagaaaataaataaaatgacaataatacataaataacaacagactactagcagttaactgacatgccagctccagacctcaattaaactgattgaaagattatgtcttcatcatatgaatatcaggtacaatccctcccgttaggggtttagtatcatactatcataaaatatatgagaagaacataacccgtgtcatgccaacaactgtttttttagaaataaatgtgtttagttccgatgcaaagaccctatcagtgaatcaatgttaaagccaaaatatgcaatctttaatgacccgacaacagtatcgtaactatatccccttttaataagtctatttaaaggttttgttagtttctgaggagaatactgacatttttgtgctttataaagaatatttccataaaattttggatagATGTACACTTATAGagtgtattttatttcataacgTGTCCCTTCAATTAGGCACATACAAGTCTTTATCATATCATGCATATGTTCATTAATAATACACGATGAGGAAAAGGAGACAGATATTTAGGACCAAGTATCTtttaaactcataagttgaaGAATGTTATGGTAAAAcaccaacaaaaaacaacaaaccaAAGAAAACCCGCAGAAAGACATCAATTAGTAAAGAGGCGCGAGAGTTACCAGAGGAACATATAAACTCCTATTTcgaacgccatggctgaaaaggaaaaaaataaacaaaagtgcacaagacacaacataagaaaccaaagattaagcaacacaatCGCAAACAAAATTGGGaatgatcttaggtgctccggaaggataagcaccGTATTTGTCCACGTGGGGCGAAAAACCAAAATATATACCGGGTTGGTCTCAGTTGCTCCGGCAATGTCATCAGAACATATTACACAAGTGATATGAACTAAAGGTATTTAATAACAACTG
Encoded here:
- the LOC139496182 gene encoding rho GTPase-activating protein gacK-like gives rise to the protein MFKGFILCVFVWIKNSNLSDAACLDCKGVSQPEDCPVVTRCGPHEQCSVEEYVTNDGNALYDVGCKDIQRCNLNGFGRRQANTTTSIKREIGTVVCSECCNSRLFPLCNIAGCGIKKPILPVGSKICYKCPSSIHPDECTQLTLCNKNQSCFITETKNLLGHHRWQHGCIDKQSCSSQSNSASSTCSNCCDMDVCNDNCNKSTVTTTTLKPSPSPTKSLTSRSTTSKILSTSTQASTMPPTVTTLTPKTTTISTLKTTANPTPSTTMSTLKMTVIPTAQSTTMSNKTMTTIVTRRTTTAQRLSSTIDTTTRLKSTTKNQATLSSPIIIDVNRNPQVVHFGDKVNIRCTAIGYPPPIYNFKFKDGPLPNNARATGNTLTILNFVSTNVGNYECIATNSEGTGNYGIHLQAFL